Below is a genomic region from Fusobacterium canifelinum.
ATTTTGTTGTTTAAACCTTCTATCAACCCATTTGTAATGTTTGACTTAAACATATTTTCAATGTGTTTCATATATTTTTTTAAAGTCTTTAAAGCTACTAGCATTTTTTTAGACACTTTCTCTTTTTTAGCTAAATTTTTCTTTACAATATTTTCAAATCTTTTAAAGTTATTATGTCTTATTGATTGAAGAATATCTTGATATATATTAAAATTAACATCTAATTCAGGACTCTTTTCTAGAAGATAGTCCACTTTTTGCTTAGTACTAAGTTTGTATTTAAAGCTTGGACAATAATATGGTTCTTGACAAAGGTCAGGATAATATTTTTGGAGTAATTTCCAAAATAGTTTTAATTTTCTTTTTAATGAATCATCTTTAAGAGAATTCATAATAGATATTCTAGTTTGGTTAAAAGCTCTACTAACTAGATTAAGAATATGAAATTTATCTAATACTATCTCAGACTCAGGAAAAATAGATTTTACCAAACTAATATATGGAGAATACATATCCATACAGATATATTTTACATTATTCCTAGCTTCAAGTGAAAATCTTGAAAAGTATTCTGTCAAGGAATTTAATCTTCTATCTTCCACAATATCAATAATATTTTTAGTTTGATAATCAGCAAAGATAAAAGACATAGCACCATCAATATTTTTAACTGACTTAAACTCATCAATGCATATAGTTTCAGGTAAATGGTCTTTATTAACCTTAAAATCAGAGTAACACTCATCCATAATTCTTTGAATTGAAGAAATAGAAAGATTGTACTTCTTAGCAATAAAAGTAAGAGAAATATTTTCTTGAAGTTCTTGCGCAATAGCGTATTTAAGGTTATTAGAAATATTAGAATTATCTTTAGCAACACTAGTAGAAGGAGAAAAAGTTTTTTTACAATCTTTACAGATATGTCTTTGTATACTAAGATTAAGTTCAATGTTGTAATTTTGAAAAGGAATAAATTTAATATTACGTTCTCTAGAACCATTTTTAACAATATTTTTAGAATTACAATGAGAACAAGAACAATAATTAGATTTAAGAAATCCTTTAAAAACTTTAATCACATAATTACCTTTTTGAATAATCTGACAATAATCTTCTTCTGGAAAAGAAATATTATCATCTTGAATATTTAAAATAGTTTTGATAAAATTAGATAGAGACAATAAAATCACTTCCTTTTTGAGTTATTTTTAGCGATTTAATTTTAACAGGAAAATTTTATTGTCTCAACTTTTTTTATTAAAAAAGGTTGTTTGTCAAATAGTGTTGATAAAAAAGTTTAGACTTACAATTAACATAATTAAGAGAATTTTTTTGAGAATAAAATCTTAAAAGATTCTCTTTTTTGTTTAATTAAATCACTTTATTGAATTAAAAAATTAAGCACCAATTGATATAATTCCTGCTTGAATTAATATGCGCTTTTTAAAATTACTAAAATTTGAATATCCAAATGCTGTTCTCTTTATTGACTTAATTTTGTTGTTTAAACCTTCTATCAACCCATTTGTAATGTTTGACTTAAACATATTTTCAATGTGTTTCATATATTTTTTAAAAGTCTTTAAAGCTACTAGCATTTTTTTAGATACTTTCTCTTTTTTAGCTAAATTTTTCTTTACAATATTTTCAAATCTTTTAAAGTTATTATGTCTTATTGATTGAAGAATATCTTGATATATATTAAAATTAACATCTAATTCAGGACTCTTTTCTAGAAGATAGTCCACTTTTTGCTTAGTACTAAGTTTGTATTTAAAGCTTGGACAATAATATGGTTCTTGACAAAGGTCAGGATAATATTTTTGGAGTAATTTCCAAAATAGTTTTAATTTTCTTTTTAATGAATCATCTTTAAGAGAATTCATAATAGATATTCTAGTTTGGTTAAAAGCTCTACTAACTAGATTAACAATATGAAATTTATCTAATACTATCTCAGACTCAGGAAAAATAGATTTTACCAAACTAATATATGGAGAATACATATCCATACAGATATATTTTACATTATTCCTAGCTTCAAGTGAAAATCTTGAAAAGTATTCTGTCAAGGAATTTAATCTTCTATCTTCCACAATATCAATAATATTTTTAGTTTGATAATCAGCAAAGATAAAAGACATAGCACCATCAATATTTTTAACTGACTTAAACTCATCAATGCATATAGTTTCAGGTAAATGGTCTTTATTAACCTTAAAATCAGAGTAACACTCATCCATAATTCTTTGAATTGAAGAAATAGAAAGATTGTACTTCTTAGCAATAAAAGTAAGAGAAATATTTTCTTGAAGTTCTTGCGCAATAGCGTATTTAAGGTTATTAGAAATATTAGAATTATCTTTAGCAACACTAGTAGAAGGAGAAAAAGTTTTTTTACAATCTTTACAGATATGTCTTTGTATACTAAGATTAAGTTCAATGTTGTAATTTTGAAAAGGAATAAATTTAATATTACGTTCTCTAGAACCATTTTTAACAATATTTTTAGAATTACAATGAGGACAAGAACAATAATTAGATTTAAGAAAACCTTTAAAAACTTTAATCACATAATTACCTTTTTGAATAATCTGACAATAATCTTCTTCTGGAAAAGAAATATTATCATCTTGAATATTTAAAATAGTTTTGATAAAATTAGATAGAGACAATGAAATCACTTCCTTTATGGTTATTTTGTGCGATTTAATTTTAACAGGAAAATTTTATTGTCTCAACTTTTTTATTAAAAAATGATGTTAATGGAAATTTCTTCCATCAACACCATTTATTATACAACCTTAAAAAATGGCATTGATAGAAATTTCTTCCATCAACACCATTTATTATACAACCATTAAAACAAAGAAAGAAGGGAAGCTATGTTATTCACAACTAATATTTTTTTATTTTTATTTTTTCCATTTTGTATATTGGGATATTTTACTTTAGACTATTTTAACAGAATAAAATTAAATAATTTATACTTAGTTTTAGCAAGTTTATTTTTTTATGCTTGGGCTGGAATAAATGTAGCTTTATATTTTATTATATTCATTATTTACATTTATCTAGCATCACATTTATTAGAAAATTCTGAAAATGATCAACAAAGAAAAATAAGATTAATTTCAGTTTTAATATCACTTGTAGGTTTATTAGTTTATATTAAATATTTTAATTTCTTTATTCTTAATTTTAATTTTATTTTTAAGCTTGAGTTAACACAAAAAAATATAATAGTTCCATTAGGAATATCTTTTATTACATTTGAAGCAATTTCATATATACTAGATGTATATTGGAAAAAAGCTAAAGCAACTACTTTATTAGATATAGCATTATTTTTATCATTTTTTCCAAAAGTTGTTTCAGGACCTATTGTATTATGGAGGGACTTCTCTTCTCAAATAAATAATAGAAAAGTTTCCTTAGATTTATTATATAATGGGGTAGAAAAAATTATGATAGGTTTTGCTAAAAAGACAATTATAGCAGATACTTTAGGGCTTACTGTTTCTAACATAATGGAAAATTTAGAATATGGTATTGATAATGTGACAGCAATTGGAGGAATGTTATGTTATACATTACAGTTGTATTATGATTTTTCAGGATATTCAGATATAGCAATTGGAATTAGTAATTGTTTTGGATTTGAAATAAAAGAAAATTTTAATTTTCCATATATTTCTACTTCAATAACAGAGTTTTGGAGAAGGTGGCATATTTCACTTGGAACATGGTTTAGAGAATATTTGTATATACCATTGGGTGGAAATAAAAAAGGAAATATTTATCTGAATTTATTTATAGTATTTTTAATAACTGGAATTTGGCATGGAGCAAGATGGAACTATATTATATGGGGAGGAATACATGGATTCTTTATTGTATTAGAGCGTTATTTAAATAAAAATACAGTATGGTACAATAAAATTAATTTAATTTACAAAAGAATATTTACTTTTTTAATTGTTTCATTTTCTTGGATAATTTTTATGTTGCCTGAATGGTCAATGGTAAAAAAATATTATGCTTTTATATTCACTATTACACAAAGAAAATTAGATTTTACATATAGTTATTATTTTAATAGCAAAGTAATAACACTAATTGTTATTGGATTTTTAGGTGCTGTTTTATGTAAAGAAATAAAGAATGAGAAAATAAAGATGGTAGTTTATCCAATTTTATTCATATTAGCAATAATTTTTATGATAAATTCTACATATAGCCCATTTCTATATTTTCAATTTTAATAAAAAAAGAGGTGTACTATGAAACAATTAAGAAAAATATTTATACTATTTTTTATGTTATTACTTTTTCTTCCATTAATTTTTTTTAATTGGAAAGATGATTATGTTTCATTAATAGATAATAGAAAACTAAAAAAATTTCCAAGTAAAGAAAATTTAAATGGGAGTGATGTAACAGATTATATTCAAAATTATATAAATGATAGAATAGGTGGAAGAGAGAAAATAATTAATATATATACTGTACTAAATGATAAAGTTTTTAATTTATTGGTACATCCTTCATATACTTATGGAAAAGATGGTTATATATTTTTTAAAATGAGAAGAAATATTGAATATCAGGAATATCATAGACAATTTGCTGAAACAATAAAAAAAATACAGATATATTGTGAAGAAAGGGGAGTTCCTTTTTATTTTGTGTTCAATCCACAAAAAGACTATGTTTATTCAGAATATTTGCCTAAAGGTGTAAATTATAATAGGGAATGGGTCAATAGACTTGCGGAAGATTTAAAAGAGTTAGAAGTTAATTATATAGATAATTCTGATTTTTTAAAAGAAAAAGCAAAAAAAGAATTTGTATTTAACAAAAAATATGATGCTGGTCATTGGAATGATTTAGGGGCATTTTTAGGAATGAATAATGTTTATGAAAAAATACATCAAAAAAATCCTAATTTTTTAATATTATCTGAAAATTATTATAATAAACTTTCTAAAGTACAAGAATCTCTTCCAGTTTCATATTTTAAGATTAATGAAGAGGTTCCTAATTGGGAGTTAAAAGTAAATTATGAAGATATAAGTAAAGAATATATGAATGAAGTAAAACTAAATAACTCATTTAGATATTTTAATTATTATAAAAATCTTAGTCAAGAGGCTAAAGACTCTTTAAAATTATTAATATTTTGTGGAAGTTATTTAAACAGCAGATGGAAGTTTGCAATTCCTACTGCAAAAGAATATATAGGTATACATAACTATCAAAATATTCTAGATATTCCTTATTATTTTAATATTTTTAAACCTGATTTAGTTATATTTGAAGTAGCAGAGTATACTATTACAGATCGTTATTTCAGTACTAAAAAAATGTCCCAGTTGGATTTTCCACCATTTTTAGATGAATACAAAAAGAGTCAGGCAAAAATGATATCAGATATAGATATATTAAATTATGATATAAAATTTAATATAGAAGAAGGGAATAAAATAACTAAATTAACATTGTCTGGGTTACCAAGAAATGCTAAATACGTTTATCTTTCTATTAAAGATAAAACTTATGATTTTATGAAAGTAGATGACTTTATATATGAATTATCTTTATTAAAAGAAGTTTTAGAAGAAAATCCAAAATATGAGATTTTTTATATGACAAATAAAGGTGAAGTATATAGATTTTAAATAGAGGAGTTAAGAAATAAATAAAATGGTAAAGACATATCTAATAACAGGAGCAGCAGGTTTTATAGGAGCAAACTTTTTAAAATACATATTAAAGAAGTATAAAGATATAAATGTAATCGTTGTAGATTCATTGACTTATGCAGGGAATTTAGGAACAATAAAAGAAGAATTAAAAGATAATAGAGTTAAATTTGAAAAAGTTGATATTAGAGATAGAAAAGAAATAGAGAGAGTATTTTCTGAAAATAAGGTAGATTATGTTGTTAATTTTGCAGCAGAATCTCATGTAGACAGATCTATTGAAAATCCACAAATATTCTTAGAAACAAATATATTAGGAACTCAAAATCTATTAGATAATGCTAAGAAAGCTTGGACAGTATCAAAAGATGATAATGTATATCCTGTGTATAGAGAAGGGGTAAAATATCTACAAGTTTCTACTGATGAAGTATACGGAAGCTTATCAAAAGATTATGATGAACCTATAGAACTTGTAATTGATGATGAAGATGTAAAAAAAGTTGTTAAGAATAGAAAAAATTTAAAAACTTATGGGAATAAATTCTTTACAGAAGAAAGCCCAGCAGATCCAAGAAGTCCTTATTCAGCTTCAAAAACAGGAGCAGATCATATAGTTATAGCTTATGGAGAAACATATAAGTTACCAATTAATATAACAAGATGTTCAAATAACTATGGACCTTATCATTTTCCAGAAAAGTTAATACCTTTGATGATAAAAAATATTTTAGAAGGAAAGAAACTTCCAGTATATGGAAAAGGTGATAATGTAAGAGATTGGCTATATGTTGAAGACCATTGTAAAGGAATAGACTTAGTATTAAGAAATGCAAAAGTTGGAGAAGTATATAATATAGGTGGCTTCAACGAAGAAAAAAATATAAATATAGTTAAATTAGTGATTGATATATTAAAAGAAGAACTTACAAATAATGATGAATATAAGAAAGTTTTAAAAACAGATATATCAAATATTAACTATGATTTGATAACTTATGTACAAGATAGATTAGGACATGATATGAGATATGCAATAGATCCATCTAAAATAGCAAAAGATTTAGGTTGGTATCCAGAAACAGATTTTGAAACAGGAATAAGAAAGACGGTTAAGTGGTATTTAGAAAATCAAGACTGGGTTAATGAAGTTGTATCAGGTGATTATCAAAAATACTATGATAGAATGTATGGAAATAGATAAAATATAAAAAAGGTATCCATTTTTTGAATACCTTTTTCTTTTGCTCAAAATTCTGGTAATTGTATATTATTCAATCCAATACTATTATAAAAATTTAATATAAATTTACTAAAAATTGGATAGA
It encodes:
- a CDS encoding ISL3 family transposase, whose protein sequence is MISLSLSNFIKTILNIQDDNISFPEEDYCQIIQKGNYVIKVFKGFLKSNYCSCPHCNSKNIVKNGSRERNIKFIPFQNYNIELNLSIQRHICKDCKKTFSPSTSVAKDNSNISNNLKYAIAQELQENISLTFIAKKYNLSISSIQRIMDECYSDFKVNKDHLPETICIDEFKSVKNIDGAMSFIFADYQTKNIIDIVEDRRLNSLTEYFSRFSLEARNNVKYICMDMYSPYISLVKSIFPESEIVLDKFHIVNLVSRAFNQTRISIMNSLKDDSLKRKLKLFWKLLQKYYPDLCQEPYYCPSFKYKLSTKQKVDYLLEKSPELDVNFNIYQDILQSIRHNNFKRFENIVKKNLAKKEKVSKKMLVALKTFKKYMKHIENMFKSNITNGLIEGLNNKIKSIKRTAFGYSNFSNFKKRILIQAGIISIGA
- a CDS encoding MBOAT family O-acyltransferase, which produces MLFTTNIFLFLFFPFCILGYFTLDYFNRIKLNNLYLVLASLFFYAWAGINVALYFIIFIIYIYLASHLLENSENDQQRKIRLISVLISLVGLLVYIKYFNFFILNFNFIFKLELTQKNIIVPLGISFITFEAISYILDVYWKKAKATTLLDIALFLSFFPKVVSGPIVLWRDFSSQINNRKVSLDLLYNGVEKIMIGFAKKTIIADTLGLTVSNIMENLEYGIDNVTAIGGMLCYTLQLYYDFSGYSDIAIGISNCFGFEIKENFNFPYISTSITEFWRRWHISLGTWFREYLYIPLGGNKKGNIYLNLFIVFLITGIWHGARWNYIIWGGIHGFFIVLERYLNKNTVWYNKINLIYKRIFTFLIVSFSWIIFMLPEWSMVKKYYAFIFTITQRKLDFTYSYYFNSKVITLIVIGFLGAVLCKEIKNEKIKMVVYPILFILAIIFMINSTYSPFLYFQF
- a CDS encoding alginate O-acetyltransferase AlgX-related protein, encoding MKQLRKIFILFFMLLLFLPLIFFNWKDDYVSLIDNRKLKKFPSKENLNGSDVTDYIQNYINDRIGGREKIINIYTVLNDKVFNLLVHPSYTYGKDGYIFFKMRRNIEYQEYHRQFAETIKKIQIYCEERGVPFYFVFNPQKDYVYSEYLPKGVNYNREWVNRLAEDLKELEVNYIDNSDFLKEKAKKEFVFNKKYDAGHWNDLGAFLGMNNVYEKIHQKNPNFLILSENYYNKLSKVQESLPVSYFKINEEVPNWELKVNYEDISKEYMNEVKLNNSFRYFNYYKNLSQEAKDSLKLLIFCGSYLNSRWKFAIPTAKEYIGIHNYQNILDIPYYFNIFKPDLVIFEVAEYTITDRYFSTKKMSQLDFPPFLDEYKKSQAKMISDIDILNYDIKFNIEEGNKITKLTLSGLPRNAKYVYLSIKDKTYDFMKVDDFIYELSLLKEVLEENPKYEIFYMTNKGEVYRF
- a CDS encoding ISL3 family transposase; its protein translation is MILLSLSNFIKTILNIQDDNISFPEEDYCQIIQKGNYVIKVFKGFLKSNYCSCSHCNSKNIVKNGSRERNIKFIPFQNYNIELNLSIQRHICKDCKKTFSPSTSVAKDNSNISNNLKYAIAQELQENISLTFIAKKYNLSISSIQRIMDECYSDFKVNKDHLPETICIDEFKSVKNIDGAMSFIFADYQTKNIIDIVEDRRLNSLTEYFSRFSLEARNNVKYICMDMYSPYISLVKSIFPESEIVLDKFHILNLVSRAFNQTRISIMNSLKDDSLKRKLKLFWKLLQKYYPDLCQEPYYCPSFKYKLSTKQKVDYLLEKSPELDVNFNIYQDILQSIRHNNFKRFENIVKKNLAKKEKVSKKMLVALKTLKKYMKHIENMFKSNITNGLIEGLNNKIKSIKRTAFGYSNFSNFKKRILIQAGIISISA
- a CDS encoding dTDP-glucose 4,6-dehydratase; translated protein: MVKTYLITGAAGFIGANFLKYILKKYKDINVIVVDSLTYAGNLGTIKEELKDNRVKFEKVDIRDRKEIERVFSENKVDYVVNFAAESHVDRSIENPQIFLETNILGTQNLLDNAKKAWTVSKDDNVYPVYREGVKYLQVSTDEVYGSLSKDYDEPIELVIDDEDVKKVVKNRKNLKTYGNKFFTEESPADPRSPYSASKTGADHIVIAYGETYKLPINITRCSNNYGPYHFPEKLIPLMIKNILEGKKLPVYGKGDNVRDWLYVEDHCKGIDLVLRNAKVGEVYNIGGFNEEKNINIVKLVIDILKEELTNNDEYKKVLKTDISNINYDLITYVQDRLGHDMRYAIDPSKIAKDLGWYPETDFETGIRKTVKWYLENQDWVNEVVSGDYQKYYDRMYGNR